A single region of the Salipaludibacillus sp. LMS25 genome encodes:
- a CDS encoding iron ABC transporter permease: MGVKRKLPYIILLSSPITIVSVMFLSVLSGSTVIHPVDVIEAFLSFDSDNVTHTIIMTSRVPRAVGAMLIGALLAMSGALMQGMTRNYLASPSIMGVSDGAAFVITLSVIFLPALTSLQMVMLSLVGSAIGTGVVFGIASLVRNGLSPVKMAIIGTIIGTFFSSVSAALATYFQVSQTMSFWYNARIHQMSPDLLWFTIPFAIVGILLALALANSVTILSLGEETAVGLGQRKGLIKALTMFSVVIMTGISVALIGKVGFVGLIVPHITRFFTGTDYRWVIPCSAVIGGIFLTLSDSLSLYINYPFETPIGVVTAMIGVPFFLYLIKTRGVGSHR, encoded by the coding sequence ATGGGAGTTAAACGAAAGTTACCTTATATCATTCTTTTATCTTCACCTATTACTATCGTATCAGTCATGTTCTTGTCCGTCCTCAGTGGCTCAACGGTGATTCACCCCGTTGATGTGATAGAGGCCTTTCTATCATTCGATAGTGACAATGTGACTCACACTATTATTATGACCTCTCGTGTTCCGAGAGCCGTTGGGGCCATGTTAATTGGGGCATTGTTAGCTATGTCCGGTGCTTTAATGCAGGGGATGACCAGGAATTATCTGGCCTCCCCCTCCATTATGGGGGTATCAGATGGAGCAGCCTTTGTCATAACGTTGTCGGTTATTTTCTTACCTGCCTTAACGTCATTACAAATGGTGATGCTCTCATTAGTCGGATCCGCCATAGGTACTGGCGTTGTGTTTGGCATTGCGTCCCTTGTTAGAAATGGGCTGTCACCGGTCAAGATGGCCATTATCGGAACAATTATTGGGACATTTTTTAGTAGTGTTTCAGCCGCATTAGCTACTTACTTTCAAGTCTCGCAAACGATGAGCTTTTGGTACAATGCGAGAATACATCAAATGAGTCCAGACTTGCTTTGGTTTACGATCCCTTTTGCTATAGTAGGGATTTTATTAGCACTCGCTTTGGCAAATTCCGTGACAATCCTCTCATTAGGTGAGGAAACAGCTGTAGGACTTGGGCAGCGAAAAGGTTTAATTAAAGCGTTGACGATGTTTTCTGTCGTTATTATGACGGGTATCTCCGTCGCCTTAATTGGAAAAGTAGGCTTTGTAGGTTTAATTGTTCCCCACATAACCCGTTTTTTTACTGGGACAGATTACCGGTGGGTGATTCCGTGTTCAGCGGTCATTGGCGGTATTTTTTTAACGTTAAGTGATTCTTTGAGCTTGTATATTAATTATCCGTTTGAAACGCCTATTGGAGTAGTGACTGCTATGATAGGGGTCCCATTCTTTCTCTATTTAATTAAAACGAGGGGGGTGGGGAGTCATCGCTAA
- a CDS encoding iron ABC transporter permease, with the protein MFVGGIGLILFFYISLSAGIYDVSLQQLIDAFLRRNVSENIDLVIFHFRLPRVILAGFVGLGLGIAGAVLQGITKNGLADPGILGINSGAGAAIVVFMFFFQGHVSSTSWLFTLTMPIYGLVGGLTAALLIYFISWEQGRLDPQRLLLTGIAAGAGFGAFTIFISLKMKAQDFEMATVWLSGSIYSANWLFVLAVIPWFLICVPVIMRRTYMLDLFRMSEESLISIGVSVEKEKSILLLSSIGLISACVSVAGSISFVGLMAPHMARLIVGNEHKNIVPVCGLIGMLLVIGSDFIARSVVAPAEIPVGIIIAIIGVPYFVYLLFKVRM; encoded by the coding sequence ATGTTTGTAGGTGGAATAGGGTTAATCCTATTTTTTTACATAAGCTTATCCGCTGGTATTTATGACGTCTCATTACAACAGCTCATCGATGCTTTTTTAAGACGAAATGTGTCAGAAAATATTGATCTCGTCATTTTTCACTTCCGGTTACCTCGTGTCATCCTGGCAGGTTTTGTCGGTTTAGGGCTAGGGATAGCTGGTGCTGTGCTTCAAGGGATTACAAAGAACGGTCTTGCTGACCCAGGCATCTTAGGTATTAATAGTGGCGCTGGGGCAGCTATAGTGGTCTTTATGTTCTTTTTCCAAGGCCATGTTTCCAGTACGTCATGGCTCTTCACGTTGACAATGCCTATTTACGGCTTAGTGGGGGGATTAACAGCCGCCTTACTTATTTATTTCATTTCATGGGAACAGGGCAGGCTGGACCCACAACGTTTACTATTAACGGGTATCGCGGCAGGTGCAGGATTTGGGGCGTTTACGATATTCATATCATTAAAAATGAAGGCACAAGATTTCGAGATGGCAACGGTTTGGCTGTCAGGTAGTATTTACAGTGCTAATTGGCTGTTTGTGTTAGCGGTTATTCCGTGGTTTCTCATCTGTGTTCCTGTGATTATGCGTCGCACGTATATGCTAGATCTTTTCAGAATGAGTGAAGAGTCATTAATAAGCATTGGTGTTTCAGTAGAAAAAGAGAAGTCGATCCTGTTATTAAGTAGTATCGGACTTATTAGTGCGTGTGTGTCAGTTGCAGGTAGTATTTCGTTTGTTGGATTAATGGCGCCACACATGGCCCGGCTTATCGTGGGCAACGAGCATAAGAATATCGTGCCTGTTTGTGGACTTATCGGGATGTTGCTGGTCATAGGGTCAGATTTTATCGCA